In one Streptomyces marincola genomic region, the following are encoded:
- a CDS encoding exopolysaccharide biosynthesis polyprenyl glycosylphosphotransferase — translation MTTEGTIGAAPLPAPPGRAPARRAAVHPPRGPRPGPPPRRGPRARRRPGARGGPVPLLVADAGAVAVLAAAAPAVAPAAPAVFVLLAGLGGTAGLYRPAPADTALDELPRLLGHIALAWGAAQLLSGAAGSTAALLPLVAAHTVLAAAARALAHHARRRAARARPGATLVVGTAPAAQRVVAVLARHPEYGMRPVGMVGPVPRRLPATAPLPVLTSTREVRRAIVRDGVTDAVFTRAPQDALLRLFRAHGCAVWLVAAEPSAVRAGPVRGHLWGFACLRLGPPPGRRAARLAKRGLDIAVACAALLAAAPLLALCALAVRLSEGPGVLFRQTRVGEDGRPFAMLKFRTLRPADEREAATRWTVAGDPRLTPVGRLLRRTSLDELPQLWNVLRGDMSLVGPRPERPHFVERFSRLYPGYADRHRMPAGLTGLAQVSGLRGDTSIEDRARFDNLYIETWSLWQDVRIMLRTTALCFRPGGR, via the coding sequence ATGACCACGGAAGGCACCATCGGCGCCGCACCGCTGCCCGCGCCGCCCGGCCGGGCCCCCGCCCGCCGCGCGGCCGTCCACCCCCCGCGCGGCCCGCGCCCGGGGCCGCCGCCGCGGCGCGGCCCGCGCGCGCGGCGGCGGCCGGGGGCCCGCGGCGGGCCGGTCCCGCTGCTGGTGGCCGACGCGGGCGCCGTCGCGGTGCTCGCCGCCGCCGCGCCCGCGGTGGCGCCGGCGGCGCCCGCGGTGTTCGTGCTGCTCGCCGGCCTCGGCGGCACCGCCGGGCTCTACCGTCCCGCGCCCGCGGACACCGCGCTCGACGAACTGCCCCGGCTGCTCGGCCACATCGCGCTCGCGTGGGGCGCGGCGCAGCTCCTGTCCGGCGCGGCCGGCTCGACCGCCGCCCTGCTGCCGCTCGTCGCCGCGCACACCGTGCTCGCCGCCGCGGCCCGCGCCCTCGCCCACCACGCCAGGCGCCGCGCGGCGCGGGCGCGGCCGGGCGCCACGCTCGTCGTCGGCACCGCGCCGGCCGCGCAGCGGGTGGTGGCCGTGCTCGCCCGGCACCCCGAGTACGGCATGCGGCCGGTCGGCATGGTCGGGCCCGTGCCCCGGCGGCTGCCCGCGACCGCGCCGCTCCCGGTGCTCACCTCGACGCGCGAGGTGCGCCGGGCCATCGTGCGCGACGGCGTGACCGACGCCGTGTTCACCCGGGCCCCGCAGGACGCGCTGCTCCGGCTGTTCCGCGCGCACGGCTGCGCCGTGTGGCTGGTGGCGGCCGAGCCCTCCGCCGTCCGCGCCGGGCCCGTGCGCGGGCACCTGTGGGGCTTCGCCTGCCTGCGGCTCGGCCCGCCGCCCGGCCGGCGCGCCGCCCGCCTCGCCAAACGCGGCCTCGACATCGCGGTGGCCTGTGCCGCGCTGCTCGCCGCCGCGCCGCTGCTCGCGCTGTGCGCGCTGGCCGTGCGGCTTTCCGAGGGCCCCGGCGTGCTGTTCCGGCAGACCCGGGTGGGGGAGGACGGGCGGCCGTTCGCGATGCTGAAGTTCCGCACGCTGCGGCCCGCGGACGAACGCGAGGCCGCCACCCGCTGGACCGTCGCGGGCGATCCGCGCCTGACCCCGGTGGGCCGGCTGCTGCGCCGCACCTCGCTCGACGAACTGCCGCAGCTGTGGAACGTGCTGCGCGGCGACATGAGCCTGGTCGGGCCGCGTCCCGAGCGCCCGCACTTCGTCGAGCGCTTCAGCCGCCTCTACCCCGGCTACGCGGACCGCCACCGCATGCCGGCGGGACTCACCGGGCTCGCGCAGGTCAGCGGGCTGCGCGGCGACACCTCCATCGAGGACCGGGCCCGTTTCGACAACCTGTACATCGAGACGTGGTCGCTGTGGCAGGACGTGCGGATCATGCTGCGCACGACCGCGTTGTGCTTCCGCCCCGGAGGCCGCTGA
- a CDS encoding O-antigen ligase family protein: protein MRAAATRVARGRGHLLPPVAVVLLLSLPGRLTFAGTRIAVADLASLCLAAACAALLARGHRPRPGRRAAVVLAAPALTLAAVTMASGDPLAALPGFVRFLQLFVLVPLAVLLLLRGRRDARVLLVAVVALALFQGALGTAQHLTGTGASYMGENVRAVGTFGPLTVMGMATVVSYGLVAALCLGVAAPGGAPWWRRLAALACAALLAPPLAFSFSRGAWLATAVAVLAVLVIAACRLTRRTLLALLAGGVLLAGGAVAAGGAAVGERLGERVGSIRDVTESPDQSVTDRYAMWDAALSMWRDDPWLGTGPRGFAEHRDSHASLALSGGSDTGGAGEEFRRQELESPHNMYLLVLAEQGLVGATALVGGWAALLACCLARLRRTGAPDVGLAATGLLVWQAVNFLYADIGGPHSVLTAVALGLAAWWAFSPAARREAR from the coding sequence ATGCGCGCCGCCGCGACCCGCGTCGCGCGCGGCCGCGGGCACCTGCTGCCGCCCGTCGCCGTCGTCCTGCTGCTGTCCCTGCCCGGCCGCCTGACGTTCGCGGGCACCAGGATCGCCGTCGCCGACCTGGCCTCGCTGTGCCTGGCCGCGGCCTGCGCCGCGCTGCTCGCGCGCGGCCACCGGCCGCGCCCGGGGCGGCGGGCCGCCGTCGTCCTCGCGGCGCCCGCTCTCACGCTCGCCGCGGTGACGATGGCGAGCGGCGACCCGCTCGCCGCGCTGCCGGGGTTCGTGCGCTTCCTCCAGTTGTTCGTGCTCGTGCCGCTGGCCGTGCTGCTGCTCCTGCGCGGCCGGCGCGACGCCCGGGTGCTGCTCGTCGCGGTGGTCGCGCTCGCGCTGTTCCAGGGCGCGCTGGGCACGGCGCAGCACCTGACCGGCACCGGCGCCTCGTACATGGGCGAGAACGTCAGGGCGGTGGGCACGTTCGGCCCGCTCACCGTCATGGGCATGGCCACGGTCGTCTCCTACGGCCTGGTCGCGGCCCTGTGCCTGGGCGTCGCGGCGCCGGGCGGCGCGCCGTGGTGGCGCAGGCTCGCGGCCCTGGCCTGCGCCGCGCTGCTCGCGCCGCCGCTGGCGTTCTCCTTCAGCCGGGGCGCCTGGCTGGCGACGGCGGTCGCGGTGCTCGCCGTGCTGGTGATCGCCGCGTGCCGGCTGACGCGCCGCACCCTGCTCGCGCTGCTCGCCGGCGGCGTGCTCCTGGCCGGGGGCGCCGTCGCGGCCGGGGGCGCCGCGGTCGGCGAACGGCTCGGCGAACGCGTCGGCAGCATCCGCGACGTGACCGAGAGCCCCGACCAGTCGGTGACCGACCGCTACGCGATGTGGGACGCGGCGCTGTCGATGTGGCGGGACGACCCGTGGCTCGGCACGGGGCCAAGGGGCTTCGCGGAGCACCGGGACTCCCACGCCTCGCTCGCCCTCTCGGGCGGCAGCGACACCGGGGGCGCGGGCGAGGAGTTCAGGCGGCAGGAGCTGGAGTCCCCGCACAACATGTACCTGCTCGTCCTCGCGGAGCAGGGCCTGGTCGGGGCCACCGCGCTGGTCGGCGGCTGGGCCGCGCTGCTCGCCTGCTGCCTGGCGCGGCTGCGCCGCACCGGCGCCCCGGACGTGGGCCTCGCGGCGACCGGGCTGCTGGTGTGGCAGGCGGTGAACTTCCTGTACGCGGACATCGGCGGCCCGCACAGCGTGCTGACCGCCGTGGCGCTGGGCCTCGCCGCCTGGTGGGCGTTCTCGCCCGCGGCGCGGCGGGAGGCGCGGTGA
- a CDS encoding glycosyltransferase gives MGGDVLHLVQPADGGVARVVADLVRAQTAAGLRVLVACPPGGPLAAWAAAGGAEVLPWRARRTPGPWLAAEVAGAARAIRRAAPGLAHLHSAKAGLAGRLALRGRLPTVLQPHAWSFEAARGPAGPPAAGWERFAARWTHRVLCVSEAERARGAAAGVRAPSTVIPNGVDLGRHPVADGVERRRARAALAAVHAVPLRAPLVVCVARLCHQKGQDLLLRAWTRVAARVPGARLALVGDGPAADALRAAAGSDVLLPGRTDDPRPWYAAADVVVLPSRWEGMALAPIEAMATGRPVVLTDTGGARESLPAGHAAACLVPPGDLDALAGALTALLGDPARARALGREAAAHARAAHDVRRVADACARLYRDVLASHGGGAFGSGAFGSGTVGGGAFGAQARASGGAAGRGGRRPAGQAGELLRS, from the coding sequence ATGGGCGGTGACGTGCTGCATCTTGTCCAGCCTGCCGACGGGGGCGTGGCACGGGTCGTCGCGGACCTCGTGCGCGCCCAGACCGCCGCCGGCCTGCGGGTGCTGGTCGCCTGCCCGCCCGGCGGCCCGCTCGCGGCGTGGGCCGCGGCCGGCGGCGCCGAGGTGCTGCCGTGGCGGGCGCGGCGGACGCCGGGCCCCTGGCTCGCGGCCGAGGTGGCGGGCGCGGCCCGCGCGATCCGGCGGGCCGCGCCAGGACTTGCCCACCTGCACAGCGCCAAGGCCGGGCTCGCGGGCCGCCTCGCGCTGCGCGGCCGGCTGCCGACCGTGCTCCAGCCGCACGCCTGGTCGTTCGAGGCCGCGCGCGGCCCGGCCGGGCCGCCGGCCGCCGGGTGGGAGCGGTTCGCCGCCCGCTGGACGCACCGCGTGCTGTGCGTCAGCGAGGCCGAACGCGCGCGCGGCGCCGCGGCCGGCGTCCGCGCGCCCAGCACCGTGATCCCGAACGGCGTCGACCTCGGCCGCCACCCCGTCGCCGACGGCGTGGAACGCCGCCGGGCGCGCGCCGCGCTGGCCGCCGTGCACGCCGTTCCGCTGCGCGCGCCCCTCGTCGTGTGCGTGGCGCGGCTGTGCCACCAGAAGGGGCAGGACCTGCTGCTGCGCGCCTGGACCCGGGTCGCCGCGCGCGTTCCCGGCGCCCGGCTCGCCCTCGTCGGGGACGGTCCCGCGGCGGACGCGCTGCGCGCGGCGGCGGGTTCTGACGTGCTCCTGCCAGGGCGCACGGACGACCCGCGCCCCTGGTACGCCGCCGCCGACGTCGTGGTGCTGCCCTCCCGGTGGGAGGGCATGGCGCTGGCGCCGATCGAGGCCATGGCGACCGGCCGCCCGGTTGTGCTCACCGACACCGGAGGCGCCCGCGAGAGCCTGCCGGCGGGGCACGCCGCCGCCTGCCTCGTGCCGCCCGGCGACCTCGACGCCCTGGCCGGCGCGCTCACCGCGCTGCTCGGCGACCCGGCGCGCGCCCGTGCGCTGGGCCGCGAGGCCGCCGCCCACGCGCGGGCGGCGCACGACGTGCGGCGCGTGGCGGACGCGTGCGCGCGGCTGTACCGCGACGTGCTGGCGTCCCACGGGGGCGGGGCGTTCGGAAGCGGGGCGTTCGGAAGCGGAACGGTCGGGGGCGGGGCGTTCGGGGCGCAGGCGCGGGCCTCGGGGGGCGCGGCGGGTCGGGGCGGGCGGCGGCCGGCCGGGCAGGCGGGGGAGTTGCTGCGCTCATGA